A genome region from Chlamydiales bacterium includes the following:
- a CDS encoding LysR family transcriptional regulator encodes MKESTNNVNTTQLIEEKLLQKLENSLKNLRVADVELFITTAHMKNLGKSASFHHLSQSAASTAIQRVEAAFGISLCTHEKRQFRLTREGQILFPRLENWVKQLRDLIISKNQIPVRLVTTHAIAQIAVPALLSIDNIDFKHMRPDHAYAAILHDEADIALVLDNAPWKGVIAAEVGKGHFQLYSSDKDASLKPVLLPEDQMEVLSLQQSWQQVHGYSIPVKSRIPSWSLIANICSESQEIGFLPDFLAKKNHLHPVMWQPATSQYRVLAIYRNTGKHLQERIDLLLHELRRVFT; translated from the coding sequence GTGAAAGAATCGACAAACAATGTTAATACTACTCAATTGATAGAGGAAAAATTATTGCAGAAACTTGAAAACTCGTTAAAAAATTTACGCGTCGCTGATGTGGAGTTATTTATTACAACAGCCCATATGAAGAATCTCGGAAAATCAGCCTCATTTCATCACCTGAGTCAAAGTGCAGCAAGTACGGCAATTCAACGAGTTGAAGCTGCGTTTGGAATCTCGTTATGCACCCATGAAAAACGGCAATTCCGGCTCACACGGGAAGGGCAAATTCTCTTTCCACGTCTAGAAAATTGGGTCAAACAACTCCGAGATCTGATTATTTCAAAAAACCAGATTCCCGTACGTCTTGTTACAACCCATGCGATTGCACAAATTGCAGTGCCGGCTCTTCTCTCCATTGACAACATTGATTTCAAGCACATGCGACCAGATCACGCATATGCAGCTATTTTGCATGATGAAGCAGATATTGCTCTTGTTCTCGATAATGCTCCCTGGAAAGGCGTTATCGCCGCTGAAGTCGGGAAAGGCCATTTTCAACTTTACTCTAGCGATAAAGACGCATCTCTAAAACCAGTTTTACTTCCTGAAGATCAGATGGAAGTTTTGTCCTTACAGCAGAGTTGGCAACAAGTTCACGGATATTCCATTCCAGTAAAATCCCGTATTCCAAGTTGGTCGCTCATTGCCAATATTTGCTCAGAATCACAGGAAATAGGTTTTTTACCGGATTTTTTAGCAAAAAAAAATCACCTACATCCTGTGATGTGGCAACCAGCAACCTCTCAATATCGCGTACTTGCAATTTACCGAAATACAGGAAAACACTTGCAGGAAAGGATTGACCTATTATTGCATGAATTACGCAGGGTTTTTACGTAA
- a CDS encoding Npt1/Npt2 family nucleotide transporter translates to MDNTSSILRFLQSICRFNFGNFEKEEFKKFIRMGVIFALMIGVYWTLRPLKDAVFIQLVDKLQLPFAKTVSVFALLPLVMFYTRLLEKTSREKMLVILPVFYGIAVVVFSILMMWFQAPAEVIASRSFLFLAATKVVGYVFYVFVESFGSLMIALFWAFATDTTNAISAKKGFPLVVAIGQIGGIIFPYSIGGLPHRLGLSTDALSMMCLGVITLLIVPMVRYFLRATPSQLLTSFHGKNEAAVESKQEPGFLEGLKLLLKNRYLLGIFAANFIYEVVVTIFDFNFKIAASSEYSGVALSNYLSIYGSSVNIVSLLCLLLGISNVTRFLGVGVALAAMPVIVGGALLGFLSLNSLSFLFALMVGSKAINYALNGPALKQLYIPTTPDVKFKAQAWIETFGSRSSKQAGSVFNMSLAPLQTAFGTLAGKSHYLMLSGALCFPLLGLWLFIAIFLGRSFRKAIHGNTVIC, encoded by the coding sequence ATGGATAATACAAGTAGTATATTGCGATTTCTTCAGTCGATTTGTCGATTTAATTTTGGGAATTTTGAAAAAGAGGAATTTAAAAAATTCATTAGGATGGGCGTGATTTTTGCATTAATGATTGGAGTATATTGGACATTGCGTCCGCTTAAAGACGCAGTGTTTATTCAACTTGTGGATAAATTACAGCTACCCTTTGCGAAAACTGTTTCGGTTTTTGCTCTTTTGCCACTGGTGATGTTTTATACAAGGCTGCTTGAAAAAACCTCGAGAGAAAAGATGCTTGTCATTTTGCCAGTCTTTTACGGAATTGCGGTTGTTGTTTTCAGTATTTTGATGATGTGGTTTCAGGCTCCTGCTGAGGTAATTGCTAGCCGTTCCTTCTTGTTCTTGGCGGCTACTAAGGTGGTTGGTTATGTGTTTTATGTTTTCGTAGAGAGTTTTGGTTCCTTGATGATCGCTCTTTTTTGGGCATTTGCGACCGATACAACGAATGCGATTTCAGCAAAAAAGGGATTTCCTCTCGTAGTAGCCATTGGTCAAATAGGAGGAATCATTTTTCCCTATAGCATAGGAGGACTTCCTCATCGACTTGGATTATCGACAGACGCATTGTCTATGATGTGCTTGGGTGTTATAACGTTGCTCATTGTGCCTATGGTGCGCTATTTTTTGAGAGCAACTCCAAGCCAGTTACTCACGTCTTTTCATGGCAAGAATGAGGCAGCAGTAGAAAGCAAGCAAGAACCGGGGTTTTTAGAAGGTTTGAAATTGCTCCTTAAGAATCGATATCTTCTTGGTATTTTTGCAGCTAATTTCATCTACGAAGTCGTGGTTACTATTTTTGATTTTAATTTTAAAATTGCAGCAAGCTCGGAGTATTCTGGTGTTGCACTCAGCAACTACTTAAGCATTTACGGTTCAAGTGTGAATATTGTATCTTTGCTCTGCCTGTTGCTAGGGATTAGCAATGTAACTAGATTTTTAGGGGTTGGTGTCGCATTGGCTGCTATGCCTGTCATTGTTGGAGGAGCCCTCTTAGGATTTTTGAGTTTAAACTCGCTCTCCTTTCTCTTTGCCCTCATGGTGGGCTCAAAAGCGATCAATTACGCACTCAATGGCCCAGCTCTTAAACAGCTCTATATCCCAACAACTCCTGATGTGAAATTTAAGGCTCAAGCGTGGATAGAGACATTCGGTTCACGTTCATCTAAACAAGCGGGATCAGTATTTAACATGTCTCTTGCCCCACTTCAAACTGCTTTTGGGACACTGGCAGGTAAGTCGCACTACTTGATGTTAAGCGGGGCCTTGTGTTTCCCGTTACTGGGCTTATGGCTGTTCATCGCTATCTTTTTGGGCAGGTCTTTTCGAAAAGCCATTCATGGGAATACTGTGATTTGTTGA
- a CDS encoding cupin domain-containing protein — protein MLDILAVTEAIQVNENLTIYPVVPTGAGQGWKCELFKLAESIPPHYHKIQKQIILVVEGVLKCLYGNKQVLLLQEGEFLCINPGVTHSLIPEGTVQFFAINLPGFQYPEDVFEDIPSREIPKWNPPLIDALPALDPKHFKSKIDAGDYAVYELINGTQTNMKWSAALLEIHDSPKHFHQIEKEVFIVVGGKLAIESEEILQVLSTGESLVIYPDHVHQLKSASDEPVRVLCFSFPAYELTQVY, from the coding sequence ATGCTAGATATATTGGCAGTGACAGAAGCAATCCAAGTGAATGAAAACCTCACTATCTATCCTGTTGTCCCTACTGGAGCTGGACAAGGATGGAAATGTGAATTATTTAAGCTAGCTGAATCAATACCACCACATTATCACAAGATTCAAAAACAAATCATCTTAGTCGTAGAAGGTGTGTTAAAATGTCTTTATGGAAACAAGCAAGTTTTACTTCTACAAGAAGGCGAATTTCTTTGTATTAATCCAGGAGTTACTCATTCACTAATCCCTGAGGGCACTGTACAATTCTTTGCAATCAATCTGCCAGGATTTCAATATCCAGAAGATGTCTTTGAAGACATTCCTTCTAGAGAAATACCCAAGTGGAATCCTCCTCTAATCGATGCTCTTCCAGCACTAGACCCAAAGCATTTTAAATCTAAGATCGATGCAGGAGACTATGCTGTTTATGAGCTTATTAATGGAACTCAAACAAACATGAAATGGAGCGCAGCTCTATTGGAAATCCATGATTCTCCAAAACATTTTCACCAAATTGAAAAAGAGGTTTTTATTGTTGTAGGAGGCAAACTAGCTATTGAGTCTGAAGAAATCCTTCAAGTTTTATCAACAGGAGAGTCGCTCGTGATCTATCCAGATCATGTACATCAGCTCAAGTCAGCAAGTGATGAACCAGTACGTGTTCTTTGTTTTAGTTTCCCAGCTTATGAACTAACGCAAGTTTATTAA
- a CDS encoding NUDIX hydrolase, giving the protein MRKMIGKYFIFFVLVCIPLGVFAAEQAIKQTHKPPILTTTAIIEIYEAGQFKGIVLIERGKAPFGKAIPGGKVEYGETVENAIRREMMEEVNLDLNDLRQFHVYSDPTRDFRHHSVEVAHVAKAYQEPMAGDDAAKAFIVKLEDIPWDELAFDHAQVLKDYVEWRNGNSSLSMPKI; this is encoded by the coding sequence ATGAGAAAAATGATAGGCAAGTATTTTATATTTTTTGTGTTAGTTTGCATCCCTTTGGGAGTGTTTGCAGCAGAACAAGCTATAAAGCAAACACACAAGCCCCCAATTCTTACTACTACAGCCATTATTGAAATATATGAAGCTGGACAGTTCAAAGGTATTGTTTTAATTGAGCGTGGAAAAGCTCCTTTTGGAAAAGCAATCCCAGGAGGAAAGGTGGAGTATGGAGAAACTGTTGAAAATGCAATAAGGCGAGAAATGATGGAAGAAGTTAATCTCGACTTGAATGATCTAAGACAATTTCATGTTTACTCAGATCCTACAAGGGATTTTAGACACCATTCAGTGGAGGTGGCTCACGTTGCTAAGGCATATCAAGAGCCTATGGCTGGTGACGATGCAGCTAAAGCCTTCATTGTGAAGCTAGAAGATATTCCGTGGGATGAGCTTGCGTTTGACCATGCTCAGGTTCTGAAAGACTATGTTGAATGGAGAAATGGCAACAGTTCATTATCCATGCCTAAGATTTGA
- a CDS encoding GNAT family N-acetyltransferase, with protein MRKGLWFFVSFCFISRLLCGDQIFEGKDHDEIRISVVKQVQDIDLERSQEVLVRSFMGVYEDVPLIELSPQFKSIGDVRRFYESYFKEELEHFKEGHLFWVQAFLNGKLVGWATFELEPLEPNAAYMNLLIVAPEYQRMGIGKYLAFSICSEELFPNIQAINLLIRKVNIEGYNFYYKLGFFEFDYHRDNFVDTSLLTGLRWEKQDHYLF; from the coding sequence ATGCGTAAAGGATTGTGGTTTTTTGTTTCTTTTTGTTTTATTTCGAGATTACTTTGTGGAGATCAAATCTTTGAAGGAAAAGATCATGATGAAATACGAATTAGTGTTGTAAAACAAGTTCAAGATATTGATCTAGAAAGAAGTCAGGAGGTTTTAGTTAGAAGTTTTATGGGGGTTTATGAAGATGTCCCTCTCATAGAACTGAGCCCTCAATTTAAATCGATTGGCGATGTAAGACGTTTTTATGAGAGCTATTTTAAAGAAGAATTAGAACATTTCAAAGAAGGTCATTTATTTTGGGTACAAGCATTTTTAAATGGCAAACTTGTTGGGTGGGCTACTTTTGAACTAGAGCCTTTAGAACCAAATGCAGCTTATATGAATCTTCTTATTGTTGCTCCAGAATATCAAAGAATGGGAATTGGCAAGTATTTAGCTTTTTCAATATGTTCAGAAGAACTATTTCCAAATATACAAGCTATAAATTTGCTCATAAGGAAAGTCAATATAGAAGGCTACAATTTCTACTATAAATTAGGGTTTTTTGAGTTTGATTATCATCGTGATAACTTTGTAGATACATCTCTTCTAACGGGTCTAAGATGGGAAAAACAAGATCATTACCTTTTCTGA
- a CDS encoding Lpg1974 family pore-forming outer membrane protein, which translates to MVLVALSALLHAIEKERVSVFADLLVWNATESGADNWAQVFSTSGFSPTIDVLDVAFDWNPGIRLGLNWDMGYDGWDTQFFYTWFCTHGYDQDMAPAGGYVASSFIGNFFANNSGGTGLSGPKYQSANIKWSLYFSIFDWELGRNFQVANILTLRPFIGLKGGWINQRIDSNWQNPIDTTPSFTSAVENLKNDFWGIGPSLGLNTKWDLGSSFHFFGDFSGALLWGHWTFADLYQNNVPESVTVNLSNINGVAPMTRAFMGFGWQKCWSGSRICMRLGYEMQFWLNQLQYYVYNTARLNNQLSFQGGVFDFCYDF; encoded by the coding sequence ATGGTACTTGTTGCATTAAGTGCTCTTTTGCATGCCATTGAAAAAGAACGTGTTTCTGTTTTTGCCGATTTACTTGTTTGGAATGCAACAGAAAGTGGTGCAGACAATTGGGCCCAAGTGTTTTCAACGAGTGGCTTCTCTCCAACCATCGATGTATTAGATGTTGCCTTTGATTGGAATCCAGGTATCCGCTTGGGGCTGAATTGGGATATGGGATATGATGGGTGGGATACGCAATTTTTTTATACTTGGTTTTGTACGCATGGCTATGATCAAGATATGGCGCCAGCAGGTGGCTATGTTGCCTCGTCGTTTATAGGTAATTTTTTTGCAAACAATTCGGGTGGTACTGGCCTGAGTGGTCCTAAATATCAGTCTGCTAATATTAAGTGGAGCCTTTATTTTAGTATTTTTGACTGGGAATTGGGACGTAATTTTCAAGTAGCTAACATTCTTACTTTAAGGCCCTTTATAGGTCTTAAAGGGGGATGGATCAATCAACGTATCGATTCTAATTGGCAAAACCCAATCGATACAACACCTTCTTTTACTTCTGCTGTAGAGAATTTAAAGAATGATTTTTGGGGAATTGGTCCAAGTTTGGGTCTTAATACAAAATGGGACTTGGGCTCCTCTTTCCATTTCTTTGGTGATTTTTCCGGAGCACTTTTGTGGGGGCATTGGACTTTTGCCGATCTTTACCAAAACAATGTTCCAGAATCAGTAACCGTTAATCTTTCTAATATTAATGGCGTGGCCCCTATGACAAGGGCCTTCATGGGCTTTGGATGGCAGAAATGTTGGAGTGGGTCTCGCATTTGCATGCGTTTGGGCTATGAAATGCAATTTTGGCTAAATCAGCTGCAATATTACGTGTATAATACAGCTAGATTAAACAATCAGCTTTCATTCCAAGGAGGAGTCTTTGATTTTTGTTATGACTTCTAA